AGCGGTTGCGCGCCCTGACCGCCCTGCCCGAGCTGATCGCCGCCGCGCCCGACGGGGAGGGCGGCTACCACCTCGCCGTCGTCCGGCACGGCCAGCTCGCCGCGGCCGGCGCCGCCAGGCGCGGGGTTCCCCCGATGCCGGTGGTCGACGCCATTGTGGCTGGGGCACAGGCGATTTTGCCGGCCGCCGCCCCGCTGGGCGGTGCGCTGGTGGAGGAATCGGCCCTCATCGCGCGCTGGCTGTCCGGTCCGGGGGTGCGCATCGTCCGTGTCGACGACTCCCCCGACGCGGCGGGCTGGGCCTCGCCGCTGCGTTCCGCGGGGGCGTGGGCGGCGTGGGCGGCCTCGGCGCGCTCGGCGCGACTGGCATACGAACAAGCGGCCCAACGCGACTCAGACCTGCTGGCTGAACCGCACCCATCGCGCGAGCAACTGTTCGGCCGCACCGGAATCGATCGCCGCGCTGGCGCGCTGCAGCCCGTCCTCCCACGCCGGCAACCATTCAGCGCGGCTGGATAGGCCGGCGTGGGCGACGATCGCCCCGGCGGCGTTGAGCACGACGGCGTCCCGCACGGGGCCCTTGGCGCCGGCAAGCACCGCACGCACCTCCGCCGCGTTGGTTTGCGCGTCACCGCCCAGCAGATCGCCGACATCGGCTCGGGGGAAACCGAATCCGGCCGGATCGAAGGTCAGCTTGTCCACCGTCCCAGCCTGCACCCGCCAGATCGTGCTGGTGGTGGTCGTGGTCAACTCGTCGAGCCCGTCGTCCCCGTGCACCACCAGCACGCTGGACCGGCGCGCGGCGAACACCCCCGCCACCACCTCGGCCAGGTTGGCGAACGCGCAGCCGATCAAGCCGGCCCGCGGCCTAGCCGGATTGGTAAGCGGCCCAAGGAGATTGAACACCGTCGGGACGCCGATCTCGCGGCGCGCCGCGGAGGCGTGCCGGTACGACGGGTGAAACAGCGGCGCGAAGCAGAACCCGATGCCCACCTCGGTCAGGCTCCGCGCGACCTGCTCGGGTTCCTGCTCGATGCGCAGCCCGAGCGCCTCCAGCGTGTCGGCGCCGCCGGACAACGACGACGCCGCGCGGTTGCCGTGTTTGACCACCGGTACGCCCGCGGCGGCGACCACGATCGCCGCCATGGTGGACAGGTTGACGGTGTCGACGCCGTCGCCGCCGGTCCCGACGATGTCCACGGTGTCGTCCCGGATGGCGGGCATCGGGCGCGCGTGGCTGAGCATGACGTCGGCCAGCTCGCTGACCTCGCCCGACGTGGGAACCTTCATCTTCATCGCCACCGCGAAGGCGGCGATCTGGGCCGGGCTGGCGTCGCCGGTCATGATCTGTTCCATGGCCCAGCCAGCCTGGCCGCGCGCCAGGTCGCGGCCCTCGGTCAACAGGGCCAGGACCCGCGGCCACGACAGCCCCCCGGCGGAAACGCCGGGGGACAAAGCCTCGGATGACAGAGCCACGCGCCGATGGTCCCACGAGGACCGAACCTCGCCCAACAGGCTCGGAAAGGCGCCCCCTCCCGACGCGGTCGCGACGCGAAAAGATCAAATGCCGCCCCGGGTGGAGTTCAACAACTACAAAGCGTCATACTTGCGGATGTGACCAGCGCTGTAGGGACCTCAGGTACTGCAATCACGTCGCGGGTTCATTCGTTGAATCGACCCAACATGGTCAGTGTCGGCACCATCGTCTGGCTCTCCAGCGAGCTGATGTTCTTTGCCGGCCTGTTCGCGATGTACTTCACCGCGCGTGCCCAATCCGGCGGGAAGTGGCCGCCGCCGCCGACCGAACTCAACCTGTATCAGGCCGTCCCGGTGACGCTGGTGCTGATCGCGTCGTCGTTCACCTGCCAGATGGGGGTGTTCGCGGCCGAACGCGGCGACGTCTTCGGGCTGCGCCGGTGGTATGTGATCACGTTCCTGATGGGCCTGTTCTTCGTTTGCGGACAGGGCTACGAGTACTTCCATCTGGCGACGCACGGCACCACCATCCCCGGCAGCGCTTACGGCAGCGTGTTCTACCTGGCGACCGGGTTCCACGGCCTGCACGTCACGGGCGGTTTGATCGCCTTCATCTTCCTGCTGGCCCGCACCGCGATGAGCAAGTTCACCCCGGCGCAGGCCACCGCGAGCATCGTCGTCTCCTACTACTGGCATTTCGTCGACATCGTGTGGATCGCGCTGTTCACCGTGATCTATTTCATCCGCTAGTAGGCCGGCGTCTTCAAGAAGGAATGAACAGGAGTGCTGGGTTGAAGAAACTGGGGTCCACCCGATCCGGTGCGCGGTCCGGGCAGCCGCGTAAAGCCGCCAGCGATCGCTCCCGGCGGCGGTTGCGCCGCCGCTTGTCGGGCGGCCTGCTGCTGCTGATCGCGCTGACCGTCGCCGGCGGCCTGGCCGCCGTGCTGACGCCACGCCCGCAGGTGGCCGTCGCCGACGAGTCGTCCTCGGCGCTGCTGCGGACCGGCAAGCAGCTGTTCGACACATCGTGCGTGTCGTGTCACGGCGCCAACCTGCAAGGTGTGCCCGACCGCGGGCCCAGCCTCATCGGCGTCGGCGAGGAGGCCGTCTACTTCCAGGTGTCCACCGGCCGGATGCCCGCGATGACCGGCGAGGCCCAGGCGCCGCGCAAGGAGCCGATCTTCGACGAGGCGCAGGTCGACGCGCTGGGCGCGTACGTGCAGGCCAACGGCGGCGGTCCGACCACGGTGCGCAACCCGGACGGCAGCCTGGCCATGAAGTCGCTGCGCGGCGACGACCTCGGTCGCGGCGGGGACCTGTTCCGGCTGAACTGCTCCTCGTGCCACAACTTCACCGGTCGCGGTGGGGCGCTGTCGTCGGGCAAGTACGCGCCGGCCCTGGATGCGCCCAACGAGCAGCAGATCCTGGCGGCGATGCGGACCGGCCCGCAGAGCATGCCGAAGTTCTCCGACCGCCAGCTGTCCTTCGAAGCCAAGAAGGACATCATCGGCTACATCAAGGCGGTCACCGAAGAGCGCCAGCCCGGCGGCTACGGCCTCGGCGGATTCGGGCCCGCGCCCGAGGGCATGGCTGCGTGGATCATCGGGATGGTCGCCGCCATCGGTTTGGCACTGTGGATTGGGGCACGAGCATCATGAGCGAAAAGGACGTTCGCGGCTCTGACACCGGCGGGTCTGCCCAGGGTGTCGGCGAGCGGGAGCCCGACGACGCGGCGCTGGCCGCGATGTCGCAGCAGGAGCTGGTGGCGCTGGGCGGCAAGCTCGACGGCGTCAAGACGATCGTCAAGGAACCGCGCTGGCCCGTCGAGGGCACCAGAGCCGAGAAGCGCGCCGAGCGTGGCGTCGCCCTGTGGCTGTTGCTCGGCGGCGGTTTCGGCCTGGCGCTGCTGCTCGTCTTCCTGTTCTGGCCTTGGGAGTACAAGCCGAAGGCCGCACCCGGCAGCCTGCTGTACGACCTGGCCACCCCGCTGTACGGGCTGACCTTCGGGATGTCGATCCTGTCGATCGCCATCGGCACGATCCTCTACCAGAAAAGGTTTATCCCCGAAGAGATTTCGATCCAGGAGCGGCATGACGGCGCCTCCCGGGAGATCGACCGCAAGACGGTGGTGGCCAACCTGACCGACGCCCTGGACGGCTCGACGCTGCGGCGCCGCAAGGTGATCGGGTTGTCGCTGGGACTGGGCCTCGGCGCGTTCGGCCTGTCGACCCTGGTGGCGTTTGCCGGTGGTCTGATCAAGAACCCGTGGAAACCCGTGGTGCCCACCGCCAACGGGAAGAAGGCGGTGCTGTGGACGTCCGGCTGGACACCGCGGTATGAGGGCGAGACCATCTTCCTCGCCCGGGCCACCGGCTCGGCCGGCGCTTCGCCCTTCGTCAAGATGCGACCCGAAGACCTCGACGCCGGCGGCATGGAGACCGTCTTCCCCTGGCGCGAATCCGACGGTGACGGCACCACGCCGGAATCACAGGAAAAGCTCCGCGCGATCAACCAGGGTGTCCGCAACCCCGTGATGCTCATCCGGGTCCGGCCGTCCGACATGCCTCGGGTGGTCAAGCGCCAGGGCCAGGAGAGCTTCAACTACGGCGAGCTGTTCGCCTACACCAAGGTCTGCTCGCACCTGGGTTGCCCCGCTTCGCTTTTCGAGCAGCAGTCCTACCGAATCTTGTGCCCCTGTCACCAGTCGCAGTTCGACGCCCTGCACTTCGCCAAGCCGATCTTCGGCCCGGCGGCCCGCGCGCTGGCGCAACTGCCCATCACGATCGACACCAACGGGTATCTGGTTGCCAACGGTGACTTCATCGAGCCCGTCGGACCGGCATTTTGGGAGCGCACAACATCATGAGTCCAAAACTGAGTCCCCCCAAACCGCCCAAGATCGGCGAAATCCTCGCCCGCCAAGGCGAAGACATCGACACCCGCTATCACCCGTCTGCGGCGGTGCGCCGGCAGCTCAACAAGGTCTTCCCGACGCACTGGTCGTTCCTGCTGGGCGAGATCGCGATGTACAGCTTCATCGTGCTGTTGCTCACCGGTGTGTATCTCACGCTGTTCTTCGACCCGTCGATGGCCGAGGTCACCTACAACGGCGCCTACCAACCGCTGCGCGGTGTCGACATGTCCAAGGCGTTCGCCTCGACTCTCGACATCTCGTTCGAGGTGCGTGGCGGCCTGTTCGTCAGGCAGGTACACCACTGGGCCGCACTGATTTTCGCGGCCGCGATCATGGTGCACCTGGCGCGCATCTTCTTCACCGGCGCGTTCCGCCGCCCCCGGGAGACGAACTGGGTGATCGGTTCGCTGCTGCTGATCCTGGCCATGTTCGAGGGGTACTTCGGCTACTCGCTGCCCGACGACCTGTTGTCCGGCATCGGTCTGCGCGCCGCCCTGTCCTCGATCACGCTGGGAATGCCGGTGATCGGCACGTGGCTGCACTGGGCGCTGTTCGGTGGTGACTTCCCCTGCGGTGGCGTGGGCAACGAATGCGCGGCGGTGGGCGCCATCATCCCGCGCATGTACGCCCTGCACATCCTGCTGCTGCCGGGGATCATCCTGGCGCTGATCGGGCTGCACCTGGCGATGGTGTGGTTCCAGAAGCACACCCAGTTCCCCGGCCCGGGCCGTACCGAGCACAACGTCGTCGGCGTGCGGGTGATGCCGATCTTCGCGGTGAAATCCGGCGCGTTCTTCGCCGCGATCGTCGGCGTGCTCGGCCTGATGGGCGGGCTGCTGCAGATCAACCCGATCTGGAACCTGGGCCCCTACAAGCCATCCCACGTCTCGGCCGGCTCGCAGCCGGACTTCTACATGATGTGGACCGAGGGGCTGGCGCGCATCTGGCCGCCGTGGGAGTTCTACTTCTGGCACCACACCATCCCCGCCGCCGTCTGGGTGGCGCTGCTGATGGGGTTGATCTTCGTCCTGCTGATCATCTACCCCTTCCTGGAGAAGCGGTTCAGCGGCGACTACGCGCACCACAACCTGCTGCAACGGCCGCGCGATGCACCGGTGCGCACTTCCATTGGCGCGATGGCGATCTCGTTCTACATGTTGCTGACGCTGGCGGCGATGAACGACATCATCGCGTTGAAGTTCCAGATCTCTCTCAACGCGACGACGTGGATCGGCCGCATCGGCATGGTCATCCTGCCGCCGCTGGTCTACTTCATCACCTACCGGTGGTGCATCGCGCTGCAGCGCAGCGACCGCGAGGTGCTCGCGCACGGCATCGAGACCGGCATCATCAAGCGGCTGCCGCACGGCGCCTACATCGAGCTGCATCAGCCGCTCGGCCCCGTTGACGACCACGGCCACCCGATACCGCTCGAGTACCAGGGCGCGGCGCTGCCCAAGCGGATGAACAAGCTGGGCTCGGCCGGTTCGCCGGGTAGCGGCAGCTTCTTGTTCGCCGACCCGGCGTCGGAGGACGCGGCCCTGCGCGAGGCGGCACACAGCTCCGAGCAACGTGCCCTCACCGCGCTGCGCGAACACCAGGAGAGCACCGTCGGGTCAAACGGCGAGAACGGCGAGCACCACTAGCTTCGCGCTGGTTCGGTGAGGCCCGTTCCGCACTGTTGCTGGGCGGCCCGCAGGATGGAGCCGGCGGTCACGAAGGCCGGCTTCGCCTGGTCGCGTGCCTCGACGGGTAGGTCGGCCGCGCAGCGCATCACCATCAGGGCGAGCGCGCTGTGGGTCGCGTACGGGATGATCAGCAGGTTGACGCGCGCGTCGACCCCGATGATCGTCATCACGTGTTGGCGTTTGCGTTCCCATCCCGCCCAGTTCAGGTCGGGTGGCCGCTGCAGCGGTGGCCAGTTGACGTTGATGGCGTCGATGTCGCCCAGCAAGGGAGTCAGGACGGCGACCAGATCGGGCAATTCGTTGGTGATGCGGTCCGCGCGCGGCCACCACGCGCCGTCGATGGCGCGGCCGAGTTCACGAGCCACCGACAGCCGGACGGGATTGGCTCGGCGTCGGTGCGCGAACAATGCGGTCATCCGAGGACCTGGCGGTCCCGGCCAGGCACGGTCGCAGCTTCCACGGGCGGTTTCCTTCACGTCGGCGTCGTTCGCCCCGGCGATCGCGGGGCGGACGGAGGAATCGCATTGCCCGTGGATGGCGTCCGCAAGGCGCGCGGCGCACCACCGGTGACAACGAAATGGCTCGCCGTCGACGCTACGCCACCGGTGGCCCCCAGGGGCGGCCAGGGTGACCGGACGGCGCGGCTCGGCTCGGCAAACCGGCCCGACCCCGTCCGGTGCACTAGAGTGGCGAGTGCCTGACCGTGGCGCTGTCCGGGTGAGCGGAGGGCCGACACGGTGAGGATGGGCGTAATGGCAATACAGGACTGGGGCGACGCGCCAGAGGTCCACCCTTCAAAGATTCGGGTCGGTGACATCATCGGCACGCTGAGCCCCACCCAGCTGCGCTTCACCGTAAAGATGATCAGCGGGCCGCAGACAACTCCCCGGCGCTGGACGTTCTTCGGCCGCGACGACAACGGCACCCAACACACCGGCACGTTCCGCGAGGACGACTTGGTGCGCAGGTACGCCAAGGCGTCGTAGGAAGCGCCTACTGCGCGGCGACGATGCTGCGCAGCCGGCGAACGTGCAGCCACTCGATCGCCGGCATCCCCGCGGTGACGACCCCTGCGACCCCGTACGCGACCCAGGACGGGCCGTCGTGGCCCACGGCCATCAGGTAGGTTGCCGTCGCCACCGCGACCAGCGCGGCGCCCATCGCGCCGGCCAACAGCACGGTGCCGCGCAACCAGACCCGATCGACCGATTCACCCGACCACTCGGAGTCGGCCGCCTGAGCCGACGCCCTCGGTTGTCGCGCCCGTTCGGCCGCGGTGCGCGGCGCAGGGGACATCAGGCGCACCGGCGGCCGGCTGGGCGCGGTCATCCCCCGGGCGGACGGGTC
This genomic interval from Mycobacterium sp. SMC-2 contains the following:
- the trpD gene encoding anthranilate phosphoribosyltransferase, with product MALSSEALSPGVSAGGLSWPRVLALLTEGRDLARGQAGWAMEQIMTGDASPAQIAAFAVAMKMKVPTSGEVSELADVMLSHARPMPAIRDDTVDIVGTGGDGVDTVNLSTMAAIVVAAAGVPVVKHGNRAASSLSGGADTLEALGLRIEQEPEQVARSLTEVGIGFCFAPLFHPSYRHASAARREIGVPTVFNLLGPLTNPARPRAGLIGCAFANLAEVVAGVFAARRSSVLVVHGDDGLDELTTTTTSTIWRVQAGTVDKLTFDPAGFGFPRADVGDLLGGDAQTNAAEVRAVLAGAKGPVRDAVVLNAAGAIVAHAGLSSRAEWLPAWEDGLQRASAAIDSGAAEQLLARWVRFSQQV
- a CDS encoding heme-copper oxidase subunit III; amino-acid sequence: MTSAVGTSGTAITSRVHSLNRPNMVSVGTIVWLSSELMFFAGLFAMYFTARAQSGGKWPPPPTELNLYQAVPVTLVLIASSFTCQMGVFAAERGDVFGLRRWYVITFLMGLFFVCGQGYEYFHLATHGTTIPGSAYGSVFYLATGFHGLHVTGGLIAFIFLLARTAMSKFTPAQATASIVVSYYWHFVDIVWIALFTVIYFIR
- a CDS encoding cytochrome c, producing the protein MKKLGSTRSGARSGQPRKAASDRSRRRLRRRLSGGLLLLIALTVAGGLAAVLTPRPQVAVADESSSALLRTGKQLFDTSCVSCHGANLQGVPDRGPSLIGVGEEAVYFQVSTGRMPAMTGEAQAPRKEPIFDEAQVDALGAYVQANGGGPTTVRNPDGSLAMKSLRGDDLGRGGDLFRLNCSSCHNFTGRGGALSSGKYAPALDAPNEQQILAAMRTGPQSMPKFSDRQLSFEAKKDIIGYIKAVTEERQPGGYGLGGFGPAPEGMAAWIIGMVAAIGLALWIGARAS
- a CDS encoding ubiquinol-cytochrome c reductase iron-sulfur subunit, encoding MSEKDVRGSDTGGSAQGVGEREPDDAALAAMSQQELVALGGKLDGVKTIVKEPRWPVEGTRAEKRAERGVALWLLLGGGFGLALLLVFLFWPWEYKPKAAPGSLLYDLATPLYGLTFGMSILSIAIGTILYQKRFIPEEISIQERHDGASREIDRKTVVANLTDALDGSTLRRRKVIGLSLGLGLGAFGLSTLVAFAGGLIKNPWKPVVPTANGKKAVLWTSGWTPRYEGETIFLARATGSAGASPFVKMRPEDLDAGGMETVFPWRESDGDGTTPESQEKLRAINQGVRNPVMLIRVRPSDMPRVVKRQGQESFNYGELFAYTKVCSHLGCPASLFEQQSYRILCPCHQSQFDALHFAKPIFGPAARALAQLPITIDTNGYLVANGDFIEPVGPAFWERTTS
- a CDS encoding cytochrome bc complex cytochrome b subunit, which produces MSPKLSPPKPPKIGEILARQGEDIDTRYHPSAAVRRQLNKVFPTHWSFLLGEIAMYSFIVLLLTGVYLTLFFDPSMAEVTYNGAYQPLRGVDMSKAFASTLDISFEVRGGLFVRQVHHWAALIFAAAIMVHLARIFFTGAFRRPRETNWVIGSLLLILAMFEGYFGYSLPDDLLSGIGLRAALSSITLGMPVIGTWLHWALFGGDFPCGGVGNECAAVGAIIPRMYALHILLLPGIILALIGLHLAMVWFQKHTQFPGPGRTEHNVVGVRVMPIFAVKSGAFFAAIVGVLGLMGGLLQINPIWNLGPYKPSHVSAGSQPDFYMMWTEGLARIWPPWEFYFWHHTIPAAVWVALLMGLIFVLLIIYPFLEKRFSGDYAHHNLLQRPRDAPVRTSIGAMAISFYMLLTLAAMNDIIALKFQISLNATTWIGRIGMVILPPLVYFITYRWCIALQRSDREVLAHGIETGIIKRLPHGAYIELHQPLGPVDDHGHPIPLEYQGAALPKRMNKLGSAGSPGSGSFLFADPASEDAALREAAHSSEQRALTALREHQESTVGSNGENGEHH
- a CDS encoding DUF5994 family protein, translating into MTALFAHRRRANPVRLSVARELGRAIDGAWWPRADRITNELPDLVAVLTPLLGDIDAINVNWPPLQRPPDLNWAGWERKRQHVMTIIGVDARVNLLIIPYATHSALALMVMRCAADLPVEARDQAKPAFVTAGSILRAAQQQCGTGLTEPARS
- a CDS encoding DUF2561 family protein, with the translated sequence MVSRYSAYRRGAGDRPISPDVVDRILIGACAAIWLVLLGVSVAAAVALADLGRGFHRAASSAHTTSWVLYAVIIVSALIIAGAIPMLLRARRMAQTDPSARGMTAPSRPPVRLMSPAPRTAAERARQPRASAQAADSEWSGESVDRVWLRGTVLLAGAMGAALVAVATATYLMAVGHDGPSWVAYGVAGVVTAGMPAIEWLHVRRLRSIVAAQ